From the Pomacea canaliculata isolate SZHN2017 linkage group LG14, ASM307304v1, whole genome shotgun sequence genome, one window contains:
- the LOC112555076 gene encoding uncharacterized protein LOC112555076 has translation MEHPMSQQVFEDAGLQKAWSEKCAQSKDRVLLVPQALTNAAGTGAPCVGSLSAPGGLRLPVNSVAKSVSGCHVQKNPEARLWQEEGKPFRIPHLLFALVIFLSTGLSLTSLIYSMHLHGLLESEAASRKNLMTQVDTMETALKKLVGGLKDRDHDTSSAELLPVDLLLGGQERKASSLSSQRGTRGKRSYDCDGDCWTEIREVCQSEVAEYLIQRIDRVHLEAANVSPRDGTFLWRIVRGGPTSFSPRGVKLKTNGSELIQGIEIEKTGVYVVYSQVVLQGQTGNASRDDCAQETVVILPNRTRIVLMMSYVTQRGHADRRSVDTSMQIGTFGLLRQSVVYVQHPDHRGECRHTNFKTDNRLASFFGLYRIA, from the exons ATGGAACATCCAATGTCTCAACAGGTCTTTGAAGATGCAGGCCTGCAGAAAGCGTGGTCAGAGAAATGTGCACAGAGCAAGGACAGGGTCTTGTTGGTGCCGCAGGCTTTGACGAACGCAGCAGGGACGGGCGCTCCATGCGTCGGATCGTTGTCAGCACCAGGGGGGCTGCGTCTCCCAGTAAACTCTGTCGCAAAGTCTGTGAGTGGTTGTCATGTTCAGAAAAACCCTGAGGCGAGATTGTGGCAAGAGGAAGGAAAGCCTTTTCGCATCCCTCACTTGCTTTTCGCTTTGGTCATCTTCTTGTCCACTGGTCTGAGCTTGACCTCGCTGATCTACTCCATGCACCTGCACGGGCTGCTGGAAAGTgaggctgcgtccagaaaaaaCCTAATGACACAAGTTGATACCATGGAAACCGCTCTCAAGAAATTAGTAGGGGGTCTGAAAGATCGAGATCATGACACGTCTTCAGCAGAG TTGCTGCCCGTCGATTTGCTGCTGGGTGGGCAAGAGCGGAAGGCTTCATCACTGTCGAGCCAGCGCGGCACCCGAGGGAAAAGAAGCT ATGACTGCGATGGCGACTGCTGGACCG AAATTCGAGAAGTCTGTCAATCAGAG GTGGCAGAATACCTTATTCAGCGAATCGACAGAGTGCACCTGGAGGCAGCTAACGTGAGCCCTCGCGATGGCACGTTCCTTTGGAGGATTGTCAGGGGCGGACCCACGTCCTTCTCCCCACGTGGGGTGAAGCTCAAGACAAACGGCAGTGAACTGATCCAAGGCATCGAGATTGAAAAAACCGGAGTGTACGTTGTGTACTCTCAGGTTGTCTTGCAGGGTCAAACCGGAAA CGCATCGAGGGATGACTGTGCTCAGGAGACGGTGGTGATCTTACCGAACCGGACCAGGATCGTGCTTATGATGAGTTACGTAACCCAAAGAGGACATGC AGACCGAAGATCTGTGGACACTTCCATGCAGATTGGTACCTTTGGACTCCTCCGCCAGTCTGTTGTGTACGTGCAACACCCGGACCATAGAGGCGAGTGCAGACATACCAACTTTAAAACAGATAATAGACTTGCCAGCTTCTTTGGTCTCTACAGAATCGCATGA